CGGGCACACCGTACATACTCGCGAGTGTTTACCGTACAGCGTGCCAGTCATCGCCGCGCCCGGTCGCACCGGGACGCCGGAGCCGGGGACGGCCGGGGAGCGTGTCGATGATCTGGCGGTACGTACGCGGTCGCGTGCGCGACGCCGTCACCGCGGCCCTGGCGTCGGCCGGCGCGTGGGCGTCCGCAGCCGCCGTTCGGTACGGTGACGGCGGGGACGCGGACCCGTCGGCCGACGCGCTGGCGGTCGCACGCGAGGTAGCGGTCGACGGCGCGACCGAGGGTGTGATCGTCGTCGATGACGACGGCGTCGTGCTCGAGTGTAACGGAACCGCGGCCGACGCGATGGGGATCGATCCGGAACTCGCCGTCGGCGAGCCGATCGCGACGCTCGACCCGGAGATAGCCGCCCGGATCGGCGAGGCGGTCGACGCCGCCGGCGACGAACCGTTCGTGGACGGCGACGAACCGGTCGCAGACGAGGACGAGCAGGTCGCAGACGAGGACGAGCAGGTCGCGGCCGACACGGGCACGGCCACGGACGTGGACGCCACCGGGACGCCGCGTCTCACTCGGATGACCGACGAGGGGAAACGCCACTACGAGCTTCGCGTCTCCCGGTTCGACCGCACCGAACTCGCGGGGCTGGTGCTCACCTTCCGCGACGTGACCGACGAACACCGGCTTCGCCGGCGGGTTGGGGTGTTGAACCGACTTCTCCGCCACGACCTCCGGAACGAGATGAACGTCGTCCTGGGGTACACCGAACTGATCGAGGACCGCCTCCGACGGGAGGCAGCCGGGAGCGACGCGCCCGAGGACGCCCCCGACGACGAGGCGGCGACCGCGCTCGAGCGGGTCACCGGCGCCGCGGAGACGATGCTCGACCGCGCCCAGACCGTTCGCCACGTCGAGGCGACGCTGGACGCGGACGTGTCCGCCCGATCGCGACTCGACGTGGCCGGGCTGGTGCGCGCGCAGGTCGACGGGCTCGCCATGGAGTACCCGTCCGCGGACCCGCAGGTAACCGTCGACGCCCCCGAGTCGGCGTGGATCACCGCGACCGGACTGATCGACACCGTGTTCGTGAACCTCCTCGAGAACGCGATCGAACACAGTCACCGCGAGCGGCCGGCCATCGAGGTGACCGTCACGGAGTCCGGCGAGTACGTCGCCGTGACCGTCGCCGACGACGGTCCGGGGATCCCCAGTCAGGAGCTTCGGACGTTCCAGACCGAGGCCGAGACGGCCGTCACCCACTCGTCGGGACTGGGGCTGTGGCTCGTCGTATGGGTCACCGAGGAATCGGGGGGACGGGTCTCCTTCGACATCGACGAGACGGGCACCGCGGTCACGGTGGAGTTCCCCGCCGCCGATCCGCCGGAGTAGACGAGCCGGAGCCCGAAACCGTTCCGCGGTCGCCCCGACGACCGACGAACGGCGAGACCGGTCCGCGCGGCGTTCACCGAACGAGGTACGGGTCCGAGCCGGCGATGAACCGCCCGAGGTCCGATTCGCGCCGGTAATCCGTCGCCCGGAGCGTCGCGAGCGACTCGACCAGCCGGTCGGCGTCGCCGGGGGCGGTGGCGTTGCCGGGAGCGGTCGCGTCGCCGCCGTCGGTCGCGCCGGCCGCCCGGGTCGACTCGGCGGCCTCGCCGGCGCCGGGCGTCCACTCGGCGGGCTCCTTGACCGGGAGGACGAGCCAGCCGGAGCCGCGGATCTCGCGGCCGTGGAGGTCGTCCATCCGGATCGGGGTCTTGTGGGCCTGTGCTGTGTACTGCTCCAGCACGTGTCGGGTCGCGCGCTCGCCTACCGGAAGCAGGACGTGGGCGGCGATGGCGCGAAGCTCGGCGTCGAAGAACCGCTCCATGTCGTCGTACGACGCCGGCGTCGGAGAGCCGTCGGGGCCGAGCCGGTCGCCGGTCGCCTCGCACATGTGGAGATACGAGAGGTACGTCGAGTCGACGACCGGGGCGTCGCCCGCCGACTCCAACAGCCCGGCGCGGACCAGCGCGTCGAGGAACCGCTCGCCGGCGGGCGAGCCGGTGAACGGGACGCCCGTGTCGAGGCCGCCGTGAACGCCGGGATGGTCGCCGACGACGTGGAAGTCGGCGTTCGCGTCGCCGTACCCGGGGACGAACCGCTCGCAGCCCGGGTCCATCCCGAAGGGGTTCGAGACGCGGTCGGTGACGTTCTTCACGGACACTCGTTGGCCGTCTGAGCCACATGGCGCTTCCGGTTCGCGCGCTCGGCCGCGGGGCTGCCCGGGCAGGCAGCCGAAACGGATACGTCGCGCGAGCGGTATGATACCATATGACAATTCGACGCGCGACCGTCGGCGACGCGGACGCCGTCCGGCGGATCGCCGGCGACTCGTGGGAGACGGACTACCCGTCGATCCTCAGCAGGGAGAGCGCCGAGTCCGGGGTCGAGGAGTGGTACGATCCCGCCCGCGTCCGGGGAGCGGTCGAGGCCGACGACGAGCTGCTGTACGTGGCCGAGCGCGGCGAGGACACCACTGCCGACGCCGCCGACGCCGCCGACGCCGAGGAAATCGTCGGGTTCGCCCACGGCGTCGTCGACGGGAACGCCGGCGCCGGTCACGTCCTCCGGCTGTACGTCCACCCGGACGCCCGTGGCGAGGGACGGGGGCGTCGGCTGCTGGAACGGGTCCGCGACGACCTGTTCGACCGCGGCGTCGACCGGATTCACGCGACGGTGCTGAGGGAGAACGACCCCGGAAACGAGTTCTACCGATCGTTCGGCTTCGAACGGACGGGGGAGGCGGAGACGACGATCGGCGGCGAGGCGTATCCGGAGACGAACTACACGCTGCGACGAACGCGGTGACCTCCTCGGGGGGTCCCACCGAATCAGAGTTCGACGCCGGACGGGATCAGGCTCTCGTGGCGAAGCAGGTTCCCCTCGGCGTCGTACACGAGGAACGTCTCCTTCTCGTAGGTGACGAGGGGGTCGCCGTCGACGTCGATCTCGACGCGGTAGCGGCCGTCGCCGTCGCTGGCGCGGCCGTACTCGCGGGCCGCGCGGATGAACCGGAGCACGTCGTCGGCGGACTCGTTGAGTTCGAGAACGAAATCGCCGGTGTGGCGGTTCGTCACCCCGACGACGCCCGTCGCCTCGGAGTCACGTTCGTGGTCGGACTGGAGCCGGAACGCCACGTCGGTCTCCCCGGCGTCGAGCAGCTCGCCGTCGGTCCCGGTGAGGCGCTCCCGGAGGAGGTCCTCCTGGCCGTGAAAGTCGATATATACGTGGGGCTTGGCGGGATCAGCGTCGGTCTCGACCCAGTCGATGTGCTCCACAGTCAACTCGAAGTAGTCGCGCCTCATTCCGTGAACGGTCGTACGGGATCGGTGTGTAAGTACGTAACGCCCCGGGAACGTACGACGGTCGCGGGCCCCCGTCCGCGCGGTCGACGGTCCAATCGATTTATTTCGACGGAGAGTACTCCGGGGAACATGGTCTGGGTCCGTTCGGAGTACGCGGGGGAGCTGGCCGTCCTCTCGACGTGGGTCGCGGCGCTGCTCCCGTGGAACGTGTTCTACGGCGCCGTCGCCGGCGGGTCGGTGCTGTTCGTCCGCTTCCCGCTGTTTCAGATCCGCTACGCGTTCGGCCTCCCGTTCGTCCGCGCGACGAGCGTCTCCTCGCCGGTGTCGGCGTTCCTCCTCCAGTCGGGCACCTCCGTGCAGGTGGCCTACGGGCTCTGGCTCGTCGGCGCGGTCGCGTACCTCGTCGCGTTCGTGATCTCCGTGTACTACTACCGCGAGGAGGAGCGCGCCGAGTCGTGGGCCGTCGACCCGGTCGACGTGCTGGGCGGCCTGCTCGTCGCCTCGGCCGTGCTGTTCCTCGTCGCCTCGATGTTGCTTCCGGAGCGCTTCTTCGGTCTCGGCCTCGGCGTCGGCGGCGGGATCCCCGGCGTGTCGATCCCGGTTGGCGCCGTGCTCCAGCTCGTGCTCGGCGGCGTGCTCCTGCGGGCGGAGCGAGTGAGCTGAGGAACGCGACGGTCGGACCGGGAACCGCGACGACGAGTCCCGTTCGTCGGGGCGGACCGCGACGGTATCAGATCTGTGACCGCCGGTGGTGAAGTTAAGTACCGGACTTCCCTACGACAACCAGTAACCGATGTCGGGGGACGCCGCTGACGCCACGGCCGAGGACAGCCCCCTGTCGACGCTCAGGCGGCGCCTCGAACGGACGATCGAGGTGCTCAGGGGCGCCGACCTCGACGTTCGGCCGTTCCTCCCCGGCGAGGACGGCCCGCTGGCGTCGTTCGACCCGCCCCCCGACCACGAGGAGGTCGACCGCTACTGGGTGAACGCCCCGTACGCGTACGTCGTCGTCACCTACGACACCGAGGACGACAACCACGTCTACCACGTCGTCGAGCCCGAACTCGACAACTTCGAGCTCGAGTTGCTCCAGCGCGTCGTCGACGACATCCGCGACCCGCTGTTGTTCCGCGACGACCCGAACGAGGCCGACGACGAGACGCTTCGCGACGAGCTTGCGGCGCTGTTGGAACAGTACGGCGTCGACGCGTCGATGTCGACGTTTCACGCGCTGTCGTACTACCTCCGTCGCGACTTCCGCGGGTACGGGAAGGTCGACGCGCTCCTGTCGGACCGACACATCGAGGACATCTCCTGTGACGGCTACGACCTCCCGATCTTCGTCTATCACGACGAGTACAGCGATATCGAGACGAACGTCGTCTTCGGCCCCGACGAGCTGGACAACTACGTCATCCGCCTGGCCCAGCGGTCGGGGCGACACATCTCCGTCGGCGACCCCATCGTCGAGACGACGCTCCCGGACGGCTCGCGCGCCGAGTTGGCGCTCGGCGAGGAGGTCACCCCGCGCGGGTCGGCGTTCACCATCCGCCAGTACGCCGAGGAGCCGTTCACGCCGATCGACCTCATCGAGTACGGCACCTTCTCGATCGAGCAGATGGCCTACTTCTGGCTGTGCATCGAGCACAACAAGAGCCTCATCTTCGCCGGCGGCACCGCCTCCGGGAAGACCACCTCGATGAACGCGGTGTCGATGTTCATCCCGCCGCGCTCGAAGGTGCTCACCATCGAGGACACCCGGGAGCTGTCGCTGTATCACGACAACTGGCTCTCGTCGGTCACCCGCGAGCGGATGGGCGAGGGCGAGGACATCGACATGTACGACCTCCTGCGCTCGGCGCTGCGACACCGCCCCGAGTACATCATCGTCGGCGAGGTGCGCGGCGAGGAGGCGCTCACGCTGTTCCAGGCGATGAACACCGGCCACACCACGTTCTCGACGATGCACGCCGACTCCATCGAGACGGTGATCAACCGCCTGGAGAACGAGCCGATCAACGTCCCCCGGGCGATGGTTCGGTCGCTGGACCTGCTGTCGGTGCAGACGCTCGCCCGGTTCGAGGGCGGGAGGGTGCGCCGCGCGAAGACCGTCGGCGAGATCGGGGGGATCGACCAGCGGACCGGCGAGCTGGACTACTCGTCGGTGTTCGAGTGGGAGGCGGGGTCGGACAGCTTCGCCAGCCGGGACTCCTCGCTGCTCGATGAGATCCAATCGGAACGGGGGTGGAGCCGGGCGGAGCTGCTGTCGGAGCTTCGCGACCGCAGACGGTTCCTCGAACACCTCCACGACCGCGGCGTCACCGACTACCGGCGGTTCACTGCGCTCGTCAACGAGTACTACGCCGACCCCGACCGCGTGATGGCCCGGATCGAGGAGGCCGAGGACGGCACGGACGGCGAGGCGCTCGGATCGGACACGGCGGATCCGGCTGACCCCGGCCCAACCGGCCGAACCGCGGACGACGACCGAACCGTTGGCCCCGCCGGCGACGACCCGACGGATCGGGATCGGTCGGCGGATCGGAACGACTCGACGGACCCGGGAGGCTCGCCGGACCCGGACGACTCGCCGGAACTGGACGATTCGACGAACCCGAACGGTTCGACGGGTTCGGTTGGGTCGGACACCGGCGGCGGGGACTGACGGATGGTGTTGTCGTTCCTGCCGCTGGTCGGGGCGCTGCTCCTCCTGGCACCCGTCGCCGCGGCGTCGGTGAGCCCGGGGGCGAACCTCGCGGTGACCCGGGTCGCGGTTCACGCCTTCGGCGACTACGTCGGCGTCGACCGGCCCCGGAAGCACCGCCAACGCGACCGCCTTCGGGCGGCACACGTCGGCGTCACACACCGGCTGTACGCCTCGAAGACGCTGCTGTACACCGCTGTCGCCGGCGTCTCGGGGAGCGTCCTCGGCGTGTACGTCGCCGCGGCGACGCTGGCGCTCCTGCGGATCGGCGGGGAGGCGATCCGGGCGGCGCTGCCCGCGCCGCTGGGCTTTCTCGCGGACTTGACCCGGATCGGGCAGCTCACGGTCACGGAGCTGTTCCCCCTCCTCTTGCTCTCCTCGGCGACCGTGGGCGTCGGGTCGGCCGTCGGCGTGTACCTCCTCCGATGGGAGATCCTCGACCAGCGGGCCCACGCGAGGGCGACACAGATCGAGGCGACGCTCCCCCGGACGGTCGCGTTCGTGTACGCGCTGTCGCGCTCGGGGATGGCGCTGCCGGCGGTGTTGGAGACGCTGTCGCGAAACGAGGACGTGTACGGCGAGGCCGCCCGCGAGCTGGGCGTCGCCGTCCGCGACATGAACACGTTCGGAACGGACGTCCTCACCGCGCTCGAACGCATGGCCGAGCGAACGCCCTCCCAGAACATGGCCGAGTTCGGCGAGAACCTCGCGTCCGTGCTCGGCAGCGGTCGGGAGCTGTCGGCGTTCCTGCACGACCAGTACGAGCGATACCAGGAGGAGGCGGAGTCCCAACAGGAGCAGTATCTCGAACTCGTCTCGACGTTCGCGGAGGCGTACGTGACGGTGCTCGTCGCCGGCCCGCTGTTCTTCATCACGATCCTGGTCGTGATCGGGATCGTCCTCTCGGACACCCTTCCGCTGTTGCGAGCGGTGGTCTACCTCGCGATCCCGCTGGCGAGCTTCGGCTTCGTCGTCTACATCGACTCGATCACTCGGTCGACGGGCGACGCGATCGCGGCTGAACAGCCGGTGGGAGACGCGCGTGTTCGCGCGGTTGCGGGGCCGAACGTCGCCGGGGTCGGCGGCGCCTCGGACGCTCGGGCGGACGGCGGCGCGACGGGGGTCGATCACGGCGGCGCCGAGCGAGGGGATCGGTGGGCGGCGAGCAGGGAGCGGCTGGCTGCGTACGACCGGATCGAGGCCGTGCTCGACGCCGCACGGCGCCCGATAGGGATCCTGCTGGAACGGCCGGTGCTGACCGCCCTCCTCACGGTTCCGGTCGGCCTGTGGTGGGTGTGGATGCGGACGCCGTCGTTCCGGTCCACGCCGGCGGCGTTCGCCGGGGCCGTCGACTCGCCGGTGATCGAGGCGGCGCTGCTGGTGCTCGCCGCCTACGGTCTCGCCTACGAAATCGAGAAGCGACGGATCCGGGCGATCGAACGCGCGGTTCCCGACTTCCTCGATCGGATGGCGAGCGTCAACGACGCCGGCGTGAGTGTCATCGAGAGCCTCCGTCGGCTTACGCGGTCCGACCTCGAACGGCTCACGCCGGAGATACGGCGGACGTGGCGGGACGTACAGTGGGGTGCGACGGTGACGACGGCGCTCGATCGGTTCCGCCGGCGGGTTCGCTCGCCGATGGTGTCGCGGGCGATCGCGCTCGTCACGAACGCCGTCGACGCGAGCGGCGACGTGGCGCCGGTACTCGAGATCGCCGCCGACGAGGCGCGCTCGACGCGGCGGCTCCGCAGGGAGCGACGACAGGTCATGGTGACGTACCTGCTCGTGATCTACGTCTCGTTCGCGGTGTTTCTCGGCATCATCGGGGCGCTGACGGTGGCGTTCATCCCGGCCGTCGAGGGGGCGCAGCTGTCGTCCCCCGGCGGCGTCTCCGGCGTTTCGACCGGCGTGTTCGAGGGTATCGGGGGCGTCGACACCGACAGCTACGTCCTGATCTTCTATCACGCCTCGGCGATCCAGGCGGTCGCGTCGGGACTCATCGCCGGACAGTTGGGCGAGGGGAACGTCAGCGACGGCGTGAAACATGCCACTGTCATGCTCCTGCTCGCGTACCTCACGTTCGTGATCGTCGGATGACCCAGGATCCTGCGGACGCTCCCGAAGCCGACGGCGTCGACGCTGCCGACTCGTTACGGTCGCCGCCGGCGGCCGCGTCGACGTACGACCGGATCGCGACCCACTTCTCGAAGACGCGCGAGCACGCCTGGCCGGAGGTGGAGTCGTTCCTCGACGGCCGCTCCGGAGCGGTCGGGCTCGATGTCGGCTGCGGAAACGGGCGCCACTGCGAACCGCTCGCGGACCGTGTCGACCGGGTCGTCGGCGTTGACGTGAGCCGGGGGGTGTTGCTCGAAGCGCGAACACGAGCCCGCGAGCGCGGGTACGGCTCGGACGTGTCGTTCGTCAGCGGCGACGCCGCCGCGCTTCCCGTCGCCGACAGTCGCGTCGATCTGGCGGTGTACGTCGCCGCGCTCCATCACCTCCGGACGCGCGAGCGACGGGTCGCCTCGCTGTCGGAGCTCGCCCGGACGCTCGCGCCGGGCGGTCGGGCGCTGGTGAGCGCGTGGAGCACCGCGCACGACCGCTTCGACGCCGACGCTGACGCCGAGGCGGGGTTCGACACGACGATCGACTGGACCCTTCCGGGCGGGAAGACGGTGCCGCGCTTCTATCACATCTACGCGCCGCGGGAGTTCGACGCGGATCTGACCGCGAGCGACCTTCGGGTCGTCAGGTCGGTCGTCTCCAGCGGCAACTGCTATGCGGTCGTCGCGCCGGAGTGAACTGCCGAGCCGCAGTCCGTGGAACCGGCCGGCGAGCGGTGTCTGCGTGTATGTGAACGCCTGCCGGGTGGATACGACGGCCGCACGACCGGACGCGTTTTTATACGGGGGCCGACCCAACGTCGAGACAGATGATCAGCGACGACGAGTTCGACTTCGACGTGACGGTTGTCGGCGGCGGTCCGGCGGGGCTGACGAGCGCGCTGTACGCGACCCGGCTCGGTCTCGACACGCTCGTCGTGAACCGCGGCGGCGGCCGCGCGGCGATGATGCGAGACACCCACAACGTCATCGGGGTCACCGAGGAGACCTCGGGCAACGAGTTCCTCAAGACCGCCCAGGAGCAGGTCAAAAGCTACGGCGGGGAGTACCGTCGCGGGTTCGTGGAGCACGTCGAGGCGATCGGTGGAGGCGGCGGGGACAGCGACAGCAGAGGCAGTGGGGACGACGGCGACGTAGACGAGGGGGACGACGGCGCCCCCGACGGATTCCGCGTCGACACCGGCGACGAAGAGCTGACGACGCGCCGCGTCGTGCTCGCGACCGGGTTCTCCGACGAGCGCCCCGACCCGCCGCTGCCCCGCACCGGCATGGGGCTGCACTACTGCCTCCACTGTGACGCGTACATGTTCGTCGACGAGTCCGTGTACGTGATGGGGACGGGCGATTCCGCCGCGTACGTCGCGATGATCATGCTCAACTTCACAGACGAGGTGGACGTCCTCCTGCGCGGCGAGGAGCCCGAGTGGTCCGACGACACCGCGGAGATGTTGGAGAACCACCCGGTCGACGTGGTCCGAGAGGAGATCGCCGGGATGAACAAGGACGACGACGGCTGGCTGGAGAGCTTCGAGTTCGAGGACGGGACGGTCCGCGAGTACAAGGGTGGCTTCCCGATGTACGGCTCGGACTACCACGCCGAACTCGCCGACGCGCTCGGGTTGGAGCGGGAGGACTCGGGGGAGGTCGCCGTCGACGACCACGGGCGGACCTCCCTCGAGGGCGTGTACGCCGTCGGCGACCTCACGCCCGGTCACAACCAGATCCCCGTCGCGATGGGCGAGGGCGCCAAGTGCGGCATCGCGATCCACATGGACCTGCGGGCGTTCCCGCGGTCGACCGACGACATCGCCGACCTCGGCCCCGTCGACGAGAGCGAGGTGCCGGCCATCTCGCCCGAACTCATGGCGACCGCCGTCGCCCACGAGGGACACGCCGGCGGCCCGCGACCAGACGCCGATGAGGTCGAGGGCGAGGCGACGGCCGACGACTGATCCGGGACGGCGACAGGCCGACGGAAACGGCAAACCCCTTATTCTTGGACCGGAAACTGTGAGATAGCTCCCGCGCGCCGGTGGTGAGCAAACCCGAAGGGTTTGCGAGGTACGGCGCACGAGCGAGCGAAGCGAGCGATGTGCGCCGGTGGTCTAGCTGGTATGACTTTGGCCTTCCAAGCCAACGACCCGGGTTCAAATCCCGGCCGGCGCATTTTCTGCCGAACGAAGTGAGGTGAAAATCGCTTCAGAGGGATTTGCTACCCTGCAAGTCGCAGCGCGCGAACGGAGTGAGCGCGACCGTCTTGCTCTGGTTCAAATCCCGGCCGGTGCAGTACTGTCTCGAACGAAGTGAGAGACGTACTCGCCTTCGAGGGATTTAAACTAGACCGGACGCGCGCAGCGGAGTGAGCACGTCCGGGCGTGGTTCAAATCCCGGCCGGCGCAGTTCTTGCGGGTTCCACGTCGCCAGCGGCGCCGACGGGATCAGTCGTCCGCGGGGTCCGCGTCCAGTTCCTCCAGCGCCGCCTCCCGCGCCGACGCCCGGCGGAACACGACCCAGAAGACGCCGGAGGCGACGACGATGAACCCCGCGGCGGTGTAGAAGGCGGCGCTCGTGGAGACGTACTGCTTGATGGCCCCGATGCCGACCGGCCCCGCTACCTGCCCGACCTTCCAGGAGATCGAGCGGAGGCTCATCGCTGAGGCGACGGAGTCGTAGCGCTCGCCCTCCTCGACGAACAGCGACATCGACGCCGGCAGGCGGATCGAGTCGGCGACACCGAGGACCATGTACGCCCCGAAGAGGCTGAAGAACGCGCCGCCGAGCACCTGCTCGCCCCCGAAGGCGACGAATCGAACCGGGTCGACCGTCCCCTCGAAGTAGTAGCTCAGGGGAATGAGCGCCGTGCCGATCCCGTACAGGAACGCGCCGGCGACGACGAAGTACTCCTTGTTGCCGACGCGGTCGGAGAGATCGCCGACGTACCCCTGGGTGATCGACTTCGTGAGCTTCCCGCCCGCGAGGATCCAGCCGATGGCGAACGCGGTCGTGCCGAACTCGGTGCGCGCGAGGATGGGCAGGAAGATGATGACGGCCATCTTGCCGACCGAGAACGCGAGCCGGAAGACGACGAGCGCGCGGATCATCGGGAGGTCGAGCAGCGCCTTCAGCGTCGCGACGCCGCCGCCGGCGTCGTTCTCGGTGCCGCCGCCGGGATCGTCGCGGAGGTTGAGGAACACGAGGACGAACGCGAGGATCGTGACCGCGGTGAGGACGACGTAGGTGAAGGTGTACCCCTCCGCGAACAGGAGGTAGCCGCCGACCACGTCGCCCGCGAGGCTGGAGAACGCCGCGACCTGGTTGTACGAACCGAGCCAGCGGCCGTTCTGGTCGTCCGGCGCGATGTGCCCGACGACGGTCGAGCCCGTGATCCAGAGGACGGACGCGCCGACGCCCTGCAACACCCGGACGAGGATGACGTGCGTCGCGCTCTCGACGAGCATGAATCCGAAGAAGACGACCACGTTGATCGCGAGCCCCAGCAGGAGCCAGTGTTTCGCGTTGCTCGTGTCGACCTTCCGGCCGAGCGGGAGGACGATGAGCAACTGGACGACGGCGAAGGCGGTGCCGAACAGTCCCTCGACCGTGCCGGTCGTCCCGAAGTCCTCGGCGTACAGCGCCAGCGCGATGAGCAGCGTCGAGTACGCCTGACTGCGCGCGAACGCCGTGCCGGCCAGCGCCGAGAACTCCTTGTCGCGCAACAGCGCGACGGAGTTGCCGAACTGCACCACTGTTACGTTCCGAAACACACAGGGTGCGCTTAAATTCCATCATCGCGGCCGGATACGGGGTGGATTCTCACGGTGTACGTTCATCGCAGTCCCCGGATCGCCCCGGCGTCGACGCCGCTACAGCTCGATCCGTTCGACGAGCTGGTCGTCGCTTTTGGTGTTGATCGCGACGATGCGGACGAGGTCCTCGATGAGCGAGTCGCGAAGCTTCGCTTTGAGGAGGTTGTCGACCTGATAGACGCCCGCGGCGTTCACCATCTCGATCTCGACGAGCACTGGCATCGCGTCGCCGTCGTGGCCGTCGGCCTCGCTGCCGGGCTTGAGGTCGACGTTGCTGATGGCCTGCGAGGAGAGCGTGTTGATCCCGCGACCGCCCTTCTCGTAGGGGATCCGGGAGCGACCCCGCTCCATGTCGAGCGCGTCGGCGACGCGGATGACGCCCGCCTCGCGGGTGAGCGGCGTCTCCTCGGTGTGGTGACAGAGGATGGCGTGGAGCACCTCCGCTTTCACGCGGACGGCCTCCTCGGTTCCGTAGTAGTCGAACTGCGGGAGGAACCGATCCAGCAGGTCGGCCGCCAGCGGGATCGAGTAGTAGGCGTGGTCGTCGCGGTGGACGACGTGCCCGATGTCGTGGATCGTTGCCGCGAGCGCGACGATCACCGCCTCGTCGGCCTCGTCGAGCCCCTGCTCGCTCGCGCCGTTGAACGCGACGCCGCCGCGCTTCAGCAGGTCGTACAGTCGCAACGCCCGGTTGCGAACGATCTCGATGTGCTTGGCGCCGTGGTCGTTGTATCCCTTGCGCGTGACGGCGTTGACGTTCTGCGCGCGGAGGTACGTCCGGATCTCGGGGTCGGACTCGATGGCCGCCAACACCTCGTTCACGCGCTCGTCGGGGAACGCGTGCTCGGCGTCGGGGTCGTACTGCCGAACGCTCATCTTGTTCGGGTCGTCGATCCGATCGTCGTCCGGAGACGTCCCCGTCGAACCGGCGTTGTCGCTCATACTACGGCGGACGGGGGGCGCCCGCAAAAGGGCTCGGCCTCTCCCGTAGTTCGTCTCCGCGACCCTCCGCTATCGACGCGCTGGAGGTTCCGTCGGCGTGGATCGATGCTCGGAAATCGTCTTCCGGCCCCCGTTTCGGCCGGATCTGTCGAAACAATTACTTACGAATGCTGTGATGCGCTCGGCATGGCGCCCGATCCGACCGACGGAGCGGAACGTTCTCAGGAGGGATCGACCGATGACAGTCCCGGTGACGGTGTGGAACAGTCCGGGAGAGACCCGACCGGCGGCGGCTCCGTCGAAGGCGTCGAACAGGCCACGGAGGAGCTGAACGACGACGACCCCGGCGACACGGACCCTCGCGAGAAGGGACCCAACGACATGTACTGTTCCTCCTGTGGCGCGGTCATCAAGAAGAACGCCGAGCTCTGCCCCGAGTGTGGGGTTGCGACGGGCAACACCGGGGTCACCGGCTCGCGTTCGACGGGGACCGCGGCTTCAGGAACTGCGGCGGGCGGCTCGTCGACGGGGAAGAACACGTTCCTCGTGGGCGGTGCGGTCTCCGGCCTGATCGCGTTCGTCCTGCTCCCGATCGTGTTCGGCCCGCTCTCGATCTACTGCGGCTACCGAGTGTACAGGGACTTCGACGAAGTGCAGGGGATCGCGGTGGCCGCCTGGGGCGGTCTCGCCCTCGTCGTCGGGATGGTCTTCGGCGCGATGATGTTCCTGTAGGTCCGTCGACGTGACGGCGAGGGCCGGCGCAGGAACACGCCCCGGCGCGCGCCGCGCCGGTCGCAGTAGATCTACGGACGGATCCGTACCATCTACGCTCAACATCCCCTCCGACTGTACGCCGGTCGGGTTTCGACTGCCGATCACGGGTTCGCCGAGGAGGGGACATCGGATCGACACCGTCCCTCCGTCAAACGGGGATATTCCGGTTGCTCCGTGCAAGAAC
This genomic stretch from Halobaculum roseum harbors:
- a CDS encoding sensor histidine kinase — protein: MIWRYVRGRVRDAVTAALASAGAWASAAAVRYGDGGDADPSADALAVAREVAVDGATEGVIVVDDDGVVLECNGTAADAMGIDPELAVGEPIATLDPEIAARIGEAVDAAGDEPFVDGDEPVADEDEQVADEDEQVAADTGTATDVDATGTPRLTRMTDEGKRHYELRVSRFDRTELAGLVLTFRDVTDEHRLRRRVGVLNRLLRHDLRNEMNVVLGYTELIEDRLRREAAGSDAPEDAPDDEAATALERVTGAAETMLDRAQTVRHVEATLDADVSARSRLDVAGLVRAQVDGLAMEYPSADPQVTVDAPESAWITATGLIDTVFVNLLENAIEHSHRERPAIEVTVTESGEYVAVTVADDGPGIPSQELRTFQTEAETAVTHSSGLGLWLVVWVTEESGGRVSFDIDETGTAVTVEFPAADPPE
- a CDS encoding uracil-DNA glycosylase family protein: MKNVTDRVSNPFGMDPGCERFVPGYGDANADFHVVGDHPGVHGGLDTGVPFTGSPAGERFLDALVRAGLLESAGDAPVVDSTYLSYLHMCEATGDRLGPDGSPTPASYDDMERFFDAELRAIAAHVLLPVGERATRHVLEQYTAQAHKTPIRMDDLHGREIRGSGWLVLPVKEPAEWTPGAGEAAESTRAAGATDGGDATAPGNATAPGDADRLVESLATLRATDYRRESDLGRFIAGSDPYLVR
- a CDS encoding GNAT family N-acetyltransferase; translated protein: MTIRRATVGDADAVRRIAGDSWETDYPSILSRESAESGVEEWYDPARVRGAVEADDELLYVAERGEDTTADAADAADAEEIVGFAHGVVDGNAGAGHVLRLYVHPDARGEGRGRRLLERVRDDLFDRGVDRIHATVLRENDPGNEFYRSFGFERTGEAETTIGGEAYPETNYTLRRTR
- a CDS encoding DUF5793 family protein; this translates as MRRDYFELTVEHIDWVETDADPAKPHVYIDFHGQEDLLRERLTGTDGELLDAGETDVAFRLQSDHERDSEATGVVGVTNRHTGDFVLELNESADDVLRFIRAAREYGRASDGDGRYRVEIDVDGDPLVTYEKETFLVYDAEGNLLRHESLIPSGVEL
- a CDS encoding DUF7549 family protein → MVWVRSEYAGELAVLSTWVAALLPWNVFYGAVAGGSVLFVRFPLFQIRYAFGLPFVRATSVSSPVSAFLLQSGTSVQVAYGLWLVGAVAYLVAFVISVYYYREEERAESWAVDPVDVLGGLLVASAVLFLVASMLLPERFFGLGLGVGGGIPGVSIPVGAVLQLVLGGVLLRAERVS
- a CDS encoding type II/IV secretion system ATPase subunit, yielding MSGDAADATAEDSPLSTLRRRLERTIEVLRGADLDVRPFLPGEDGPLASFDPPPDHEEVDRYWVNAPYAYVVVTYDTEDDNHVYHVVEPELDNFELELLQRVVDDIRDPLLFRDDPNEADDETLRDELAALLEQYGVDASMSTFHALSYYLRRDFRGYGKVDALLSDRHIEDISCDGYDLPIFVYHDEYSDIETNVVFGPDELDNYVIRLAQRSGRHISVGDPIVETTLPDGSRAELALGEEVTPRGSAFTIRQYAEEPFTPIDLIEYGTFSIEQMAYFWLCIEHNKSLIFAGGTASGKTTSMNAVSMFIPPRSKVLTIEDTRELSLYHDNWLSSVTRERMGEGEDIDMYDLLRSALRHRPEYIIVGEVRGEEALTLFQAMNTGHTTFSTMHADSIETVINRLENEPINVPRAMVRSLDLLSVQTLARFEGGRVRRAKTVGEIGGIDQRTGELDYSSVFEWEAGSDSFASRDSSLLDEIQSERGWSRAELLSELRDRRRFLEHLHDRGVTDYRRFTALVNEYYADPDRVMARIEEAEDGTDGEALGSDTADPADPGPTGRTADDDRTVGPAGDDPTDRDRSADRNDSTDPGGSPDPDDSPELDDSTNPNGSTGSVGSDTGGGD